A genomic window from Candidatus Thiocaldithrix dubininis includes:
- a CDS encoding isoprenylcysteine carboxylmethyltransferase family protein, with amino-acid sequence MTTLQLKIPPPVYFLLFAGGMWLLAQHVPLLNLIPKPWNYSGILIAILTLLADLTSLWAFFKARTTVNPLRPQRTQHLVTSGLYRYTRNPMYLGLLVILLGWTIYLGALTPFLLLPAFVWVITRMQILPEEAMLQAKFGKTYSDYQQRVPRWL; translated from the coding sequence ATGACAACACTGCAACTTAAAATCCCTCCGCCTGTTTATTTTTTATTATTCGCGGGTGGTATGTGGTTGTTAGCGCAACACGTCCCACTCTTAAACCTAATTCCTAAACCGTGGAATTACAGTGGCATACTCATTGCCATCTTAACCTTGTTAGCTGATTTGACTTCACTATGGGCATTTTTCAAGGCACGGACTACGGTTAATCCCTTACGTCCCCAACGCACACAGCATTTAGTTACCTCAGGCTTATATCGCTATACCCGCAATCCGATGTATTTAGGTTTGCTAGTCATTTTACTGGGTTGGACCATTTATTTAGGCGCATTGACCCCGTTTTTATTATTACCCGCGTTTGTCTGGGTGATTACCCGCATGCAAATCCTGCCAGAAGAAGCCATGTTACAGGCAAAATTTGGGAAAACTTATAGCGATTACCAACAACGGGTGCCGCGTTGGTTGTAA
- the modB gene encoding molybdate ABC transporter permease subunit produces MTLSASDWAAIWLTVKLASLTTLILLMIGIPLAWHLTNTQRWWKTPLSALVALPIVLPPTVIGFYLLVLLGPHGAVGKLTSALGLGTLPFTFTGLVIASVFYSLPFVVQPIQNAFEGINPRLLEAASTLNATPLQVFRYIVLPLARPGILTASILGFAHTVGEFGVVLMIGGNIPDKTRVVSVQIYDHVEAMEYTETHWLAGGMLIFSFIVLWLMYTLNPSTARKRTLV; encoded by the coding sequence ATGACATTATCCGCCAGTGATTGGGCGGCTATCTGGCTAACCGTCAAGCTAGCCAGTTTAACCACCTTAATTTTATTAATGATCGGCATTCCGCTGGCTTGGCATTTGACCAATACGCAGCGTTGGTGGAAAACGCCGCTCAGCGCACTTGTCGCATTACCGATTGTCTTACCGCCTACTGTCATCGGCTTTTATCTTTTAGTGTTATTAGGACCACACGGTGCGGTAGGCAAACTCACCAGCGCTTTAGGCTTAGGCACATTACCTTTTACGTTTACGGGCTTAGTCATTGCCTCGGTGTTTTATTCCCTGCCCTTTGTCGTACAGCCGATTCAAAACGCTTTTGAAGGGATTAATCCACGCTTATTAGAAGCTGCCAGCACCTTAAACGCTACGCCCTTGCAAGTATTTCGCTATATTGTGTTGCCACTGGCGCGCCCCGGTATTTTAACCGCCAGTATTTTAGGTTTTGCGCACACCGTTGGCGAATTTGGCGTGGTATTAATGATTGGTGGCAATATTCCAGACAAAACTCGTGTAGTCTCGGTGCAAATTTATGACCATGTGGAGGCAATGGAATACACAGAAACGCATTGGTTGGCAGGTGGCATGCTCATCTTTTCCTTTATAGTCTTGTGGCTGATGTATACTTTAAATCCCTCAACCGCTCGCAAACGTACCTTAGTTTAA
- the modA gene encoding molybdate ABC transporter substrate-binding protein, with amino-acid sequence MNVISRCLIGLGLAISINAVYADDVQVAVASNFSKPLAEIATKFKAASGHELKISSGATGKLYAQVENGAPFEVFISADSKTPKKLVDANLAQADSQFTYAFGNLVLWSSQANVVDAQGDILKTDKFKHIAIANPKTAPYGTAAMEVLTHLNLQDTLAPKMVQGENITQTYDFVSTGNAELGFIALSQVQKDGKLKSGSAWIVPQDLYQPLAQDAVLLNKGKDNAAAKALLDYLKQADAQAIMQIYGYTLPQLSTPTAK; translated from the coding sequence ATGAACGTTATATCTCGTTGCTTAATCGGATTGGGTTTAGCGATTAGCATCAACGCAGTTTACGCGGACGATGTGCAAGTAGCAGTAGCCTCCAATTTTTCAAAACCCTTAGCCGAAATTGCTACAAAATTTAAAGCCGCTAGCGGACACGAATTAAAAATCTCTAGCGGGGCCACTGGCAAATTGTATGCACAAGTGGAAAACGGTGCGCCGTTTGAGGTGTTTATTTCTGCCGATAGCAAAACGCCTAAAAAATTGGTAGACGCCAATTTGGCGCAAGCCGATAGCCAATTTACCTACGCGTTTGGCAATTTAGTGTTATGGAGCAGTCAGGCGAATGTGGTAGATGCGCAAGGTGACATCTTAAAAACGGATAAATTTAAACATATTGCAATTGCTAACCCCAAAACTGCGCCTTATGGTACAGCAGCAATGGAAGTACTCACCCATCTCAACTTGCAAGACACATTAGCGCCCAAAATGGTACAAGGTGAAAATATCACACAAACTTATGATTTTGTTTCAACCGGCAATGCAGAATTAGGCTTTATCGCCTTATCGCAAGTACAAAAAGACGGCAAATTAAAATCAGGTTCAGCGTGGATTGTGCCGCAAGACTTATATCAACCGCTGGCACAAGATGCGGTGTTATTAAACAAAGGCAAAGATAATGCGGCTGCCAAAGCCTTGTTAGACTACTTAAAACAAGCAGACGCTCAAGCTATTATGCAAATTTACGGCTATACCTTACCGCAACTATCAACACCCACTGCAAAATGA
- a CDS encoding glycerophosphodiester phosphodiesterase family protein: protein MSIKQADWLCIGHRGAKGYEPENTLRSIRKALALGVSWIEVDVYAVEHELLVIHDARLERTTNGKGYVEQQNLAYLRSLDAGKGEQIPLLSEVVDCINQQAGLNIELKGENTAIPVAKLIQHYLVKGRSADLFLVSSFNHRELALFRQLLPNIKIGALLCGLPIDNAAFAECMGVYSVNMSIEFIDRLFVEDAHQRGLKVFIYTVNHPEDIKRMYQLGVDGVFSDYPDRVLAFIAGE, encoded by the coding sequence ATGTCTATAAAACAAGCTGATTGGTTATGTATTGGGCATCGAGGCGCAAAGGGATACGAGCCAGAAAATACCCTACGTTCAATCCGTAAAGCGCTAGCTTTGGGGGTGTCGTGGATTGAGGTTGACGTATATGCGGTCGAACATGAGTTGCTGGTGATACACGATGCACGTTTAGAGCGGACTACCAATGGTAAAGGTTATGTTGAACAACAAAATCTGGCTTACTTGCGTAGTTTGGATGCAGGTAAGGGCGAACAAATCCCACTATTAAGCGAAGTAGTCGATTGTATTAATCAACAGGCAGGCTTAAATATTGAATTAAAAGGCGAAAATACCGCTATACCCGTGGCTAAACTTATCCAACACTATTTAGTAAAAGGCAGATCAGCCGATTTATTCTTAGTATCTTCTTTTAATCATCGTGAATTGGCTTTATTTAGGCAGTTATTGCCCAATATAAAAATAGGCGCTTTATTGTGTGGTTTACCGATAGATAATGCAGCATTTGCTGAATGTATGGGTGTCTATTCGGTTAATATGTCTATTGAATTTATCGACCGCTTGTTTGTGGAAGATGCGCATCAACGTGGTTTAAAAGTGTTTATTTATACGGTTAATCATCCTGAGGATATTAAACGTATGTATCAATTAGGCGTGGACGGTGTGTTCTCGGATTACCCTGATCGGGTTTTAGCATTTATAGCCGGTGAATAA
- a CDS encoding RNA ligase family protein, which produces MSEYHKIQSIFKRDLSLKHKPLIDGAYTLPEFEYLAQNQWMFTEKVDGTNIRIMIDNGTLTFGGRTDSAQIPAQLLNRLNEKFLPLKEQLLAQFPDGGILYGEGYGNKIQKVGHYYRDDQDFVLFDVKVGNWWLQRADIEAVATSLTLDIVPIIGTGTLIQAVEWAKAGIKSTWGDFEAEGIVARNPLELTTRAGKRLITKIKCCDFKKLA; this is translated from the coding sequence ATGTCCGAATATCACAAAATCCAATCTATTTTCAAACGCGATTTAAGCCTAAAACATAAACCACTCATTGACGGTGCTTATACATTACCCGAATTTGAGTATTTAGCGCAAAATCAGTGGATGTTTACGGAAAAAGTAGATGGCACCAATATTCGGATTATGATTGATAACGGCACTCTTACATTTGGCGGGCGCACTGATTCGGCACAAATTCCCGCACAATTGTTAAATCGCCTTAATGAAAAATTTCTACCCTTAAAAGAACAGCTCTTAGCACAATTTCCAGATGGGGGAATTTTATATGGCGAAGGTTACGGTAATAAAATCCAAAAGGTAGGGCATTATTACCGTGATGACCAAGATTTTGTGTTATTTGACGTTAAAGTAGGCAACTGGTGGTTACAACGGGCAGATATTGAAGCGGTCGCCACTAGCTTAACGCTGGATATTGTGCCGATTATAGGCACAGGTACTTTAATCCAAGCCGTAGAATGGGCAAAAGCAGGCATTAAATCCACTTGGGGGGATTTTGAAGCCGAAGGTATTGTCGCACGTAATCCGTTAGAGTTAACCACGCGGGCGGGTAAACGTCTTATCACCAAAATCAAATGCTGCGATTTTAAAAAGCTTGCTTAA
- a CDS encoding C1 family peptidase, with amino-acid sequence MSTSTRHKNLGGCRVGRVPPQAKRRQVKAAQHLPQQVDLRPHLTKIEEQVGMSCVANTCAGAYEYLAKRHLGKSADVSRLFIYYNARLEDGNEGVDDGTTMQSAIEGLKKYGACKEDLWPNDEDYINEEPNSESYEHGAYFKIAEAEYVETDLTLWQQTLASGYPIAFCLNTFSSFDDATENKGRVPIPKKNEQEREEHGWHAMLCVGYLAKDQMFIVRNSWGTAWGDKGYCYIPYKYVIHDELNGHDSWIIKALDDLDFSSDISSEEDNSYFASEDSIQLFDFYLATDDVEGFATALESLCEEYCSEESFYFDYEETEEDGITYAEITNFDLSLANSDPDSFIEALDSLCQEWAEDENYDYTVSGNEDTETESEETDSEADEGTLTLTGFYIYTDEAEAVIEKLEKLLIKHSKQSDYYEYEWQEEEDDTGTYIDFTSFAITPDNYDAFLSALESFCEKQSNDNGYNWDEPEA; translated from the coding sequence ATGAGCACGAGCACACGACATAAGAATTTAGGGGGTTGTCGCGTTGGACGCGTTCCACCTCAAGCTAAGCGTCGCCAAGTTAAAGCCGCTCAACATTTACCACAACAAGTGGATTTACGCCCACATTTAACCAAAATTGAAGAACAAGTCGGCATGAGTTGCGTGGCTAACACTTGTGCGGGTGCATATGAATACTTAGCTAAACGGCATCTTGGCAAATCCGCCGATGTTAGCCGCCTCTTCATCTATTATAACGCTCGCTTAGAAGACGGTAATGAAGGCGTAGACGATGGCACGACTATGCAATCCGCTATTGAGGGACTAAAAAAGTACGGCGCATGTAAAGAAGACTTATGGCCAAACGATGAAGATTATATTAATGAAGAACCGAATAGCGAATCATATGAACACGGCGCTTATTTTAAAATTGCCGAAGCTGAGTATGTCGAAACTGATTTAACACTCTGGCAACAAACCCTAGCCTCTGGTTATCCCATTGCATTTTGTTTAAATACGTTTAGTTCATTTGATGATGCAACCGAGAATAAAGGGCGCGTGCCGATTCCCAAAAAAAATGAACAAGAACGTGAAGAACACGGCTGGCATGCCATGTTATGCGTAGGCTATTTAGCCAAAGACCAGATGTTTATTGTGCGCAACTCTTGGGGAACAGCTTGGGGCGATAAAGGCTATTGTTATATTCCGTATAAATATGTCATACATGATGAATTAAATGGGCATGATTCATGGATTATAAAAGCCCTAGATGATTTAGATTTTAGTAGCGATATTAGTTCTGAAGAAGATAACTCGTATTTTGCCTCGGAAGATTCCATTCAATTATTCGATTTCTATCTTGCTACCGATGACGTTGAAGGCTTCGCAACCGCATTAGAAAGTTTATGTGAAGAATATTGCAGTGAAGAATCGTTTTATTTCGATTATGAAGAAACCGAAGAAGACGGTATCACTTATGCGGAAATTACTAACTTTGATTTAAGCTTAGCAAATTCTGATCCTGACAGTTTTATTGAAGCCTTAGACAGTTTATGCCAAGAATGGGCAGAAGACGAAAACTATGATTATACCGTAAGCGGTAACGAAGATACGGAAACAGAAAGCGAAGAAACCGACAGTGAAGCCGATGAGGGCACATTAACCCTAACCGGCTTTTATATTTACACTGATGAAGCTGAAGCTGTGATCGAAAAGCTCGAAAAGCTTTTAATTAAACACAGCAAGCAAAGTGATTATTACGAATACGAATGGCAAGAAGAGGAAGACGATACGGGAACATATATTGACTTTACCAGCTTCGCTATTACACCCGATAATTATGACGCGTTTTTAAGCGCTTTAGAAAGCTTCTGTGAAAAGCAGAGTAATGACAATGGCTATAATTGGGATGAACCTGAGGCTTAA
- a CDS encoding NADP-dependent isocitrate dehydrogenase: MTSESAKIIYTLTDEAPLLATYSFLPIIQTFAKAAGIEVVTSDISVAARILAEFPDYLTEAQRVPNNLAELGKLTQEPSTNIIKLPNISASLPQLNAAIKELRSKGFMVPEYPENPQTDEEKALVKRYSKALGSAVNPVLREGNSDRRAPAAVKRYARNNPHKMGKWSHASRTHVSHMTHGDFYHGEKSMTMPRECDVKMDLVTKDGRVIVLKEKTHLLEGEIIDSMYMSKQALCDFYEEEIQDAKDSDILFSLHVKATMMKVSHPIVFGHAVKTFYKELFAKYGELFKEIGVKPNNGMSSVYDKIKTLPQAQQDEILAAIKAEEAKRPRLAMVDSDKGITNLHAPNDVIVDASMPAMIRDGGKMWGADGKLHDTKAVQPESTFARIYQEVINFCKTNGSFDPRTMGTVPNVGLMAQQAEEYGSHDKTFEIPEAGEARIVDDQGNVLMVQNVEAGDIWRMCQTKDAAVKDWVKLAVTRARLSKTPAVFWLDPYRPHENELIKKVNRYLEDYDLTGIEIHIMSQLRAMRFTLERAFRGFDTISVTGNILRDYLTDLFPILELGTSAKMLSIVPLMAGGGLFETGAGGSAPKHVQQLVAENYLRWDSLGEFLALTVSIEDVAQKTGNLKAQILADTLDRATEKLLENNKSPARKVGQLDNRGSHFYLAMYWAQALAEQIEDDELASKFMSLAKNLADNEAKIVAELNGVQGKPVDLGGYYAVDPAKTSAVMRPSETFNQALATMT; this comes from the coding sequence ATGACTTCCGAATCTGCGAAAATCATCTATACATTGACAGATGAAGCGCCTTTATTAGCGACTTATTCATTTTTACCAATTATTCAAACCTTTGCAAAAGCGGCGGGTATTGAGGTTGTCACCTCGGATATTTCAGTCGCAGCGCGTATTTTGGCTGAATTTCCTGATTACTTAACCGAAGCGCAGCGCGTCCCCAATAACTTGGCAGAATTGGGGAAGTTAACCCAAGAACCCAGTACTAATATTATTAAATTGCCGAATATCAGTGCTTCATTGCCTCAATTGAATGCAGCGATTAAAGAATTGCGTTCTAAAGGGTTTATGGTGCCGGAATACCCTGAAAATCCCCAAACAGATGAAGAAAAAGCGCTGGTTAAACGTTATTCCAAAGCATTAGGCAGTGCAGTAAATCCGGTGCTACGTGAAGGCAATTCCGACCGTCGTGCGCCTGCTGCGGTAAAGCGTTATGCACGGAATAACCCACATAAAATGGGTAAGTGGAGTCATGCCTCGCGTACTCACGTTTCGCATATGACACATGGCGATTTCTATCACGGCGAAAAATCCATGACAATGCCGCGTGAATGCGATGTGAAAATGGATTTAGTGACCAAAGACGGACGCGTGATTGTACTGAAAGAGAAAACTCACTTATTAGAAGGTGAGATTATCGACAGCATGTATATGAGCAAACAGGCGTTGTGTGATTTCTATGAGGAAGAAATTCAGGACGCGAAAGACAGCGATATTCTGTTCTCATTACACGTCAAAGCAACCATGATGAAGGTATCGCATCCCATTGTATTTGGGCATGCGGTTAAAACCTTTTATAAAGAACTATTTGCGAAATACGGTGAGCTATTCAAGGAAATTGGCGTTAAGCCCAATAACGGCATGAGTAGCGTTTACGATAAAATCAAGACCTTACCGCAAGCGCAACAAGACGAAATTCTGGCGGCTATTAAAGCCGAAGAAGCCAAACGCCCACGCTTGGCCATGGTGGATTCTGACAAAGGTATTACCAATTTACATGCACCGAATGATGTCATTGTAGATGCGTCGATGCCCGCTATGATTCGTGATGGCGGTAAAATGTGGGGGGCGGACGGCAAACTACACGATACTAAAGCGGTACAGCCTGAAAGTACGTTTGCGCGTATTTATCAAGAAGTGATTAACTTCTGTAAAACCAATGGCTCGTTTGACCCACGTACCATGGGAACTGTGCCGAATGTTGGCTTAATGGCGCAACAAGCGGAAGAATACGGTTCACACGATAAAACTTTTGAAATTCCTGAAGCCGGTGAAGCGCGTATTGTTGACGACCAAGGCAATGTGCTGATGGTGCAAAATGTGGAGGCTGGCGACATTTGGCGTATGTGTCAAACCAAAGACGCAGCGGTAAAAGACTGGGTAAAATTGGCAGTGACCCGCGCTCGTTTATCGAAAACGCCAGCGGTATTCTGGTTAGACCCTTATCGCCCACACGAAAATGAATTGATTAAAAAGGTAAATCGTTATTTAGAAGATTACGATTTAACGGGCATTGAAATTCATATTATGTCGCAATTGCGTGCCATGCGTTTTACCTTAGAACGGGCATTTCGTGGATTTGATACAATTTCGGTCACAGGTAATATTTTGCGTGATTACTTAACCGACTTATTCCCCATTTTAGAATTAGGCACGAGTGCAAAAATGCTGTCGATTGTGCCCTTAATGGCAGGCGGCGGCTTATTTGAAACGGGGGCGGGTGGTTCTGCACCGAAACACGTACAACAGTTGGTGGCTGAAAACTACCTGCGCTGGGATTCATTAGGTGAGTTCTTGGCGCTAACCGTGTCGATTGAAGACGTTGCTCAGAAAACGGGTAATTTAAAAGCGCAAATTCTGGCGGACACTTTGGATCGTGCAACTGAAAAATTGTTAGAAAACAATAAATCGCCTGCGCGTAAAGTTGGACAGTTGGATAATCGCGGCAGTCACTTCTATTTAGCGATGTATTGGGCACAAGCCTTAGCTGAACAAATTGAAGATGATGAATTAGCCTCAAAATTCATGAGTTTGGCGAAAAACTTGGCAGATAATGAAGCGAAAATCGTTGCGGAATTAAACGGTGTACAAGGCAAGCCTGTGGATTTAGGCGGCTATTATGCGGTTGACCCTGCCAAAACCAGCGCGGTCATGCGTCCAAGCGAAACCTTCAATCAAGCATTAGCGACAATGACTTAA
- a CDS encoding tellurite resistance TerB family protein has protein sequence MSFFDMLKQKANETRNLLAGEVSKYRNREFMESCVAGCVLVAAADGEIESAEKQKMMRFIQQSEELKIFTTQDVIDYFNKVAGNFDFDAEIGKAEAFKAVGKLRANPEAARLMVRVCMAIGSSDGEFDDNEKQVVRELCGELGLNPADFGL, from the coding sequence ATGTCATTTTTTGATATGTTGAAACAAAAAGCTAACGAAACCAGAAACTTATTAGCGGGTGAAGTTAGCAAATATCGTAACCGTGAATTCATGGAAAGCTGTGTCGCTGGCTGCGTATTAGTTGCAGCAGCAGATGGTGAAATTGAGAGTGCTGAAAAACAAAAAATGATGCGCTTTATCCAACAATCCGAAGAATTGAAAATCTTCACAACTCAAGATGTGATTGATTATTTCAACAAAGTGGCGGGCAACTTCGACTTTGATGCGGAAATTGGTAAAGCAGAAGCCTTTAAAGCGGTTGGCAAATTACGCGCTAACCCAGAAGCAGCACGCTTAATGGTACGTGTTTGTATGGCAATCGGTAGCTCAGACGGTGAATTCGACGACAACGAAAAGCAAGTAGTACGCGAGTTATGTGGTGAATTAGGTCTGAATCCAGCAGATTTCGGACTATAA
- a CDS encoding tryptophan-rich sensory protein, with protein sequence MHFSTKQQIWGLIGWLGITFIAAAVGAAATVDAPSFYQALNLPSWAPASSVFAPVWTLLYLMMGIAAWLVWRQAGFNNARTALTLYIMQLIFNALWSWTFFAWHQGSFSFMVIVFLWLLVTATLYQFWKINRSAGVLLMPYLLWLTYAGALNLVVWQMNPSLLGN encoded by the coding sequence ATGCATTTTTCAACTAAACAGCAGATTTGGGGTTTGATTGGCTGGCTCGGTATTACCTTTATCGCAGCAGCAGTGGGGGCGGCAGCCACGGTTGATGCGCCTAGCTTTTATCAAGCACTGAATCTGCCCAGTTGGGCACCTGCCAGTTCTGTGTTTGCACCCGTTTGGACGCTTCTTTATTTAATGATGGGCATTGCCGCGTGGTTAGTTTGGCGACAAGCAGGCTTTAATAATGCCCGCACTGCGTTAACCTTATACATTATGCAGTTGATTTTTAATGCTTTATGGTCGTGGACTTTCTTTGCATGGCATCAAGGCAGCTTTTCTTTCATGGTAATTGTGTTTTTATGGTTATTGGTCACTGCCACGCTGTATCAATTTTGGAAAATCAATCGCAGCGCAGGCGTGTTATTAATGCCTTATTTGCTGTGGCTTACTTATGCAGGCGCACTAAATTTAGTGGTATGGCAGATGAACCCTAGTTTATTAGGTAACTAA
- a CDS encoding RNA-guided endonuclease TnpB family protein — translation MKVKRAYQFRFYPDPQQETLLAQTFGCVRFVYNSILRYRTDAYYQAQTKVNYIGANAKLTEIKQLPELAFLNDVSSVPLQQCLRNQQTAFKNFFEGRAKYPTFKSKKHRQSAEFTYRAFTFKNGELKLAKCDMPLNVRWSRELPSEPTTVTVSKDPAGRYFVSCLCEFEPTLLPITDKKIGIDVGIKDLFVTSDGFKSGNPRHTANYAAKLAKYQRSLAKKKLGSKNRLKAKHKVARIHAKIADCRSDNLHKLSRRLVNENQVICAENLAVKNMIKNPKLAKHIADASWGEFTRQLEYKSGWDGRTYVEIGRFFPSSKRCSCCGFVKDKLPLDVRSWECPECGTTHDRDVNAARNILAVGLTVLAFGDNVSDNGISVSLSSCR, via the coding sequence ATGAAAGTTAAACGCGCCTACCAATTCCGGTTCTATCCTGACCCGCAGCAAGAAACGCTGTTGGCTCAGACATTCGGATGCGTGCGTTTTGTCTATAACAGCATCTTGCGTTACCGCACCGATGCCTACTATCAGGCACAAACCAAGGTCAACTATATTGGCGCAAACGCCAAGCTGACCGAGATCAAGCAGTTGCCCGAGCTTGCCTTTCTGAACGACGTTTCCAGTGTTCCGCTGCAACAATGCTTGCGAAACCAGCAAACCGCGTTCAAGAACTTCTTTGAAGGACGGGCAAAATACCCCACCTTTAAATCCAAGAAACACCGCCAGTCGGCTGAGTTCACTTACCGCGCTTTTACCTTTAAAAACGGCGAACTGAAACTGGCGAAGTGTGATATGCCGCTGAACGTTCGTTGGAGCAGAGAGCTTCCCTCTGAGCCCACGACCGTCACCGTTTCCAAAGACCCAGCAGGACGCTACTTCGTGTCTTGCCTGTGTGAGTTTGAGCCTACGCTGTTGCCGATCACTGACAAAAAGATCGGCATTGACGTGGGTATCAAGGATTTGTTCGTCACTTCTGACGGTTTTAAGTCCGGCAATCCCCGCCATACCGCCAACTATGCAGCTAAACTTGCGAAGTACCAGCGTAGTCTTGCTAAAAAGAAACTTGGTAGCAAGAATCGGTTGAAAGCCAAGCACAAGGTAGCCCGTATTCACGCGAAAATTGCCGATTGCCGTTCGGATAACTTGCACAAGTTGTCCCGCAGATTAGTTAACGAGAACCAAGTGATCTGTGCTGAAAACCTTGCTGTGAAGAACATGATTAAGAACCCGAAACTAGCCAAGCACATCGCGGATGCAAGCTGGGGTGAGTTCACCCGACAGCTTGAATATAAGTCTGGTTGGGATGGTAGGACATACGTTGAAATTGGACGGTTCTTCCCCTCCAGCAAACGCTGTTCCTGTTGTGGGTTCGTTAAAGACAAATTACCGCTGGACGTGCGGTCGTGGGAATGTCCTGAATGTGGTACAACCCATGACCGTGACGTTAATGCAGCGCGTAACATTTTAGCCGTGGGACTCACGGTGTTAGCCTTTGGAGACAATGTTAGTGATAACGGCATTTCGGTGTCTTTATCCAGTTGTCGATGA
- a CDS encoding DMT family transporter translates to MRDTILASTPTVQPFKMGFLLAAGGTSLFALKSIFVKLAYTQGVDTATLLLLRMLFAAPFYLFILIWLWAKPECVKPSKIEYQRIIALGFLGYYLSSWLDLEGLNYISAQLERMTLYTYPIMTTLLGALLLKEKISKQIVIALALTYSGVIVLYAHEAKVNSHNASLGISLVVLSALLFAFYVVYSKALINRLGSRLFTSIAMLSSTVFVILHFVLTHNINGLHVNNAALLYALLLAIFSTVLPSFMMTEAIARIGAARTSIMGTLGPIITISLAIIWLDEPFGLYHLLGIALVMLGIGFLSKP, encoded by the coding sequence ATGCGGGATACCATCTTAGCTTCCACACCAACGGTACAACCGTTTAAAATGGGCTTTTTATTAGCCGCAGGCGGCACAAGTTTATTTGCCCTAAAATCTATTTTTGTAAAGCTGGCGTATACACAAGGCGTTGACACTGCCACCTTATTACTATTGCGTATGTTATTCGCTGCCCCTTTTTATCTCTTTATTTTAATTTGGTTATGGGCTAAACCGGAGTGTGTTAAACCTAGCAAAATCGAATACCAGCGCATTATTGCCTTAGGCTTTCTTGGCTATTATTTATCGTCATGGTTGGATTTAGAGGGCTTAAATTATATTTCTGCCCAATTAGAACGCATGACTTTATACACTTACCCGATTATGACTACCTTATTAGGCGCGCTATTACTAAAAGAAAAAATTAGTAAACAAATTGTGATCGCCTTAGCACTAACTTATAGCGGTGTCATAGTGTTGTATGCTCATGAAGCAAAAGTAAATAGTCACAACGCCAGTTTAGGCATTAGTTTAGTGGTGTTATCTGCCTTATTATTTGCATTCTATGTGGTATACAGCAAAGCGTTAATTAATCGCTTGGGTAGTCGCTTATTCACTAGCATTGCTATGTTAAGCTCAACCGTGTTTGTAATTCTGCATTTTGTCTTAACCCACAATATTAATGGGTTACATGTTAACAACGCGGCGCTTCTTTACGCTTTATTATTGGCAATCTTTAGCACCGTATTGCCCAGTTTTATGATGACAGAAGCCATTGCACGGATTGGCGCGGCACGTACCAGCATTATGGGTACATTAGGACCGATTATTACCATTAGTTTAGCCATTATTTGGCTAGATGAACCGTTTGGCTTATATCATTTATTAGGCATTGCCTTAGTAATGCTGGGTATCGGCTTTTTAAGCAAACCCTAA